The Manihot esculenta cultivar AM560-2 chromosome 1, M.esculenta_v8, whole genome shotgun sequence genome has a window encoding:
- the LOC110622167 gene encoding protein ROH1: MLLVFLVCSLNLWGKEMPATEYSSSFLGRITIRRNQVISMDGTHELELEDIEVFKKNVADRFTDLLSPPDEVICTEPLMSISWLRKLLDVFLSCEAEFKAVFIMGRDPSQICKPPLDRLIPEFMERAVKALDICNAVSSGIDSVQQCQKLAEIVVSALEQKPIGEGQVNRAKKALSSLLTAMMVDDKENHCKGAERTWSFGRRGNTAGASKERATGNFRSLSMIVAKNWSASKQIQAMCSNLVAPRGVEPTGLAAPVYIMSTVMVFVMWTLVAAVPCQDRGGLASHFQIPRNLVWGQSMSGLQEKIAEEWKKKEKKCSAGLLQEMQRMEMLGQSLFEFADGFQFPTETQKMDEVRTQVAELAGICRRMEEGLVPLQMQIREVFHRIVGSRSQVLELVDADKVSQLVV, translated from the coding sequence ATGCTTCTTGTTTTCCTTGTCTGCAGCCTAAATCTTTGGGGAAAAGAAATGCCTGCAACAGAGTACAGCTCATCCTTTCTTGGACGAATCACCATCCGCCGGAACCAGGTGATTTCCATGGACGGCACCCATGAGCTAGAGCTTGAGGATATTGAGGTTTTCAAAAAGAACGTAGCTGATCGCTTCACTGATTTGCTGTCTCCACCGGATGAGGTAATCTGCACTGAACCTTTGATGTCCATTTCCTGGCTTAGGAAACTTTTGGATGTGTTCTTGTCCTGCGAGGCCGAGTTCAAAGCTGTTTTTATCATGGGTCGTGACCCATCTCAAATCTGCAAGCCACCGTTGGATCGATTGATTCCTGAGTTCATGGAACGAGCTGTTAAAGCTCTAGATATCTGTAATGCAGTGTCCAGTGGGATTGATTCCGTACAACAGTGTCAGAAATTGGCTGAAATCGTAGTCTCTGCTTTGGAACAGAAGCCGATAGGTGAGGGGCAAGTGAATCGAGCAAAAAAGGCTTTGAGTTCCTTGCTAACTGCGATGATGGTTGATGATAAAGAGAACCATTGTAAGGGTGCCGAGAGAACGTGGTCTTTTGGGAGAAGGGGGAATACTGCAGGTGCTAGTAAGGAGCGAGCCACGGGCAACTTTCGATCTCTATCAATGATCGTGGCTAAAAACTGGTCTGCCTCTAAGCAGATTCAAGCCATGTGTTCCAATCTTGTAGCGCCTCGAGGCGTAGAACCCACAGGATTGGCTGCGCCTGTTTATATAATGAGCACTGTTATGGTGTTTGTAATGTGGACTCTAGTGGCTGCAGTGCCGTGTCAAGATAGGGGTGGCTTGGCTTCTCATTTTCAAATTCCCAGGAACTTGGTCTGGGGACAAAGCATGAGTGGGCTGCAAGAGAAGATTGCGGAAGAGtggaagaaaaaggagaaaaaatgtTCAGCTGGGTTGCTACAGGAGATGCAAAGAATGGAGATGTTGGGGCAGAGCTTATTTGAATTTGCTGACGGGTTCCAGTTCCCGACGGAGACACAGAAGATGGATGAAGTGAGGACACAGGTGGCAGAGCTGGCAGGGATTTGTCGGAGAATGGAAGAAGGATTAGTACCTTTGCAAATGCAAATTAGAGAGGTTTTTCATAGGATTGTTGGGAGTAGATCACAGGTTCTTGAATTGGTGGATGCTGATAAAGTTTCTCAACTTGTAGTATAA